The following proteins are co-located in the Dietzia timorensis genome:
- a CDS encoding hemolysin family protein — protein MLTAWILLLAFLLLVAANALFVAVEFSFLTVDREAVRSAAANGDKIALVAERSLKKTSTNLSGAQLGITVTSLIAGFIASPGIGALLTEFLGWTGVPRAASVGIATTAAFIIATFTQMVFGELIPKNWALAASMKVVRISVIPQAIFMWTFGWLVWLLNSTANAVLRAFGFNPSEEPPNTRSGAELLSSVNRSSRVGALDSHTAELVAQTLEFGNRTAADAMLPRPLVTFVDSASAAELLHLTATTGHARFPVIGDDVDDIRGIVHYRQALELDPSAREDTSVESLARQVPIVSESMTLDPLMRVLRESEWEMAVVVDEYGGTAGIVTLEDLLEELVGEIDDEQDQRTTMHTERPDGAIVVSGLLRPDELGGILDMDLPDPDETATLTGLLSERLDRLPRVGDVVVVDTFDTANRDSDDLPTPARVRLEVEEVANNRVESLSVTTVPQEDSDDAGGRLAEDRENAGASENTDSDVIHGAPARDASEEAGR, from the coding sequence TTGCTTACTGCCTGGATTCTGCTCCTGGCATTTCTTCTCCTGGTCGCGGCCAACGCGCTCTTCGTCGCGGTGGAATTCTCCTTCCTCACCGTCGACCGCGAGGCCGTCCGATCCGCCGCCGCGAATGGCGACAAGATCGCCCTCGTCGCCGAGCGTTCGCTCAAGAAGACCTCGACCAACCTGTCCGGTGCGCAGCTCGGCATCACCGTCACCAGCCTTATCGCCGGCTTCATCGCCAGCCCCGGCATCGGCGCGCTCCTCACCGAATTCCTCGGCTGGACCGGCGTTCCACGCGCCGCTTCGGTCGGCATCGCCACCACCGCGGCATTCATCATCGCAACATTCACCCAGATGGTGTTCGGCGAGCTCATCCCGAAGAACTGGGCGCTTGCCGCGTCCATGAAGGTCGTGCGGATCTCCGTGATCCCGCAGGCGATCTTCATGTGGACCTTCGGCTGGCTCGTGTGGCTGCTCAATTCGACCGCCAACGCCGTACTGCGGGCGTTCGGATTCAACCCGAGTGAGGAGCCGCCGAACACGCGCAGCGGCGCCGAGCTGCTCAGCTCGGTCAACCGTTCCAGCCGCGTCGGCGCGCTCGACTCACATACTGCGGAGCTCGTCGCGCAGACCCTCGAATTCGGTAACCGCACCGCGGCCGACGCGATGCTCCCACGTCCGCTGGTGACCTTCGTCGACTCGGCCAGCGCGGCCGAGCTGCTGCACCTGACCGCGACGACCGGCCACGCCCGCTTCCCCGTGATCGGCGACGACGTCGACGACATCCGCGGCATCGTGCACTACCGGCAGGCGCTCGAACTCGATCCGTCCGCACGCGAGGACACCTCCGTGGAATCGCTCGCCCGCCAGGTCCCCATCGTTTCCGAGTCGATGACTCTCGACCCGCTCATGCGCGTGCTGCGCGAATCGGAATGGGAAATGGCGGTCGTCGTCGACGAGTACGGCGGCACCGCCGGAATCGTCACCCTCGAGGATCTCCTCGAGGAACTCGTCGGCGAGATCGACGACGAGCAGGACCAGCGCACCACGATGCACACCGAACGTCCCGACGGCGCGATCGTCGTCTCCGGACTGCTGCGGCCCGACGAGCTCGGCGGGATCCTCGACATGGATCTGCCCGATCCGGACGAGACCGCGACGCTCACCGGGCTGCTGTCCGAGCGCCTCGACCGCCTCCCGCGCGTCGGGGACGTGGTGGTCGTCGACACCTTCGACACCGCCAACCGCGATTCCGACGACCTGCCGACCCCCGCGCGCGTGCGCCTCGAGGTCGAGGAGGTCGCCAACAACCGTGTCGAGAGCCTGTCCGTCACCACCGTCCCCCAAGAAGATTCCGATGACGCCGGAGGCCGCCTTGCCGAGGACCGCGAGAACGCGGGCGCCTCGGAAAATACGGACTCCGACGTCATACACGGTGCGCCAGCGCGCGACGCGAGTGAGGAGGCCGGGCGATGA
- a CDS encoding sulfite exporter TauE/SafE family protein — MRTLIVFILVGLGAQLVDGALGMAFGVTATTLLLFSGIAAAQASFAVHLAEVGTTLASGLSHWKFQNVDWKIVVRLGVPGAIGAFAGATFLSRLSTESATPWTTAILLVIGVYLLIRFGFGLGKAPALALDQEQRQKTGFLVPLGVVGGFVDASGGGGWGPITTSTLLSSGKTTPRRVIGSVSASEFLVSLAASIGFLLGLSDQLAEMGWIVLGLLAGGVLAAPIAAWLVTRISPIVLGTFVGGLLVITNLFKFSDIFEVHGAIVGIVLAAVAVLTVVLGVGAWRRTRADGKGSSADAGGSGVADASTIPEPALTEK, encoded by the coding sequence ATGAGAACCTTGATCGTCTTTATCCTCGTCGGGCTGGGGGCCCAACTCGTCGACGGGGCCCTGGGCATGGCCTTCGGCGTGACGGCGACGACGCTGTTGCTGTTCTCCGGCATCGCCGCCGCGCAAGCGAGCTTCGCCGTGCACCTCGCGGAGGTCGGCACCACTCTCGCCAGCGGGCTGAGCCACTGGAAGTTCCAGAACGTCGATTGGAAGATCGTCGTACGCCTCGGCGTGCCCGGCGCCATCGGTGCGTTCGCCGGTGCCACCTTTCTCTCCCGGCTGTCCACGGAATCGGCAACCCCGTGGACCACGGCGATCCTCCTTGTCATCGGTGTCTACCTGCTGATCCGCTTCGGTTTCGGTCTCGGCAAGGCGCCTGCCCTCGCGCTGGATCAGGAGCAGCGGCAGAAGACGGGCTTTCTCGTGCCCCTCGGCGTGGTCGGCGGATTTGTCGACGCCTCCGGCGGTGGCGGCTGGGGTCCGATCACGACCTCTACGCTGTTGTCTTCCGGCAAGACCACCCCGCGCCGTGTCATCGGTTCGGTCTCCGCCTCCGAGTTTCTCGTCTCTCTCGCCGCGTCGATCGGCTTCCTTCTCGGCCTTTCCGACCAGCTCGCCGAGATGGGCTGGATCGTCCTCGGGCTTCTGGCCGGTGGCGTGCTCGCCGCTCCGATCGCCGCGTGGCTGGTCACCCGCATCAGCCCGATCGTGCTCGGCACGTTCGTCGGCGGCTTGCTCGTGATCACCAACCTGTTCAAGTTCTCCGACATCTTCGAGGTCCACGGCGCGATTGTGGGCATCGTTCTTGCCGCCGTCGCCGTGCTCACCGTGGTGCTCGGGGTGGGGGCGTGGCGCCGCACCCGCGCGGACGGGAAGGGTTCCTCGGCCGATGCGGGGGGATCGGGGGTAGCTGATGCGTCCACCATTCCCGAGCCAGCCCTGACCGAGAAATAA
- a CDS encoding alpha/beta hydrolase-fold protein, producing MALRPSPSTFFRALTCAVIAPALVFTAAPAGAQVSDSLDQLQGSLSGEDGFTASVSDSLGSAGPDTSTQILGSSGHPLFAGSTGIGSIAAVGISPAILGPEAGKMPDSDPSLADDDIHVVRQIDRNEALDGNYGDPVIQGSIDKLRSDERYEQWEIAYGPMKRKIKVEVYRAAGGGEAPNLYLLDGVGASDPSGFAQRGVFDTFKDAGVNVIVPTQGPGAMWADWEQEDDALGINKWETFITQDLPKVLAGDEIDLKHSGKTGIGGVSMGASAAMSMAARHPGKYDAVAGISGCYETKGLGKILADFTVASRSGDIDNMWGEYPNETWEAHDPTINSDKLRGTKVFFSSATGAAAPNELATYDYNPLHYTQGLFLEQAVNVCTNRFHRALDREDIDHEFTLVPQGMHNWWTFAGQMPAAWESIRGTLGA from the coding sequence ATGGCGCTTCGCCCGTCCCCGTCCACCTTTTTTCGCGCACTGACGTGCGCCGTTATCGCCCCGGCGCTGGTCTTCACGGCCGCACCCGCCGGGGCGCAGGTGTCTGATTCACTGGATCAGCTCCAGGGCTCGCTGTCGGGCGAGGACGGATTCACCGCGTCGGTGTCGGATTCGCTCGGTTCGGCGGGGCCGGACACCTCTACCCAGATCCTCGGCTCCTCTGGCCATCCGCTGTTTGCCGGCTCGACCGGCATCGGCTCGATCGCCGCGGTCGGTATCTCCCCGGCGATCCTCGGGCCGGAAGCCGGGAAGATGCCCGATTCGGATCCTTCTCTCGCGGACGACGATATCCACGTGGTCCGGCAGATCGACCGCAACGAGGCGCTCGACGGGAACTACGGCGACCCGGTGATCCAGGGCTCGATCGACAAGCTGCGCAGCGATGAGCGCTACGAGCAGTGGGAGATCGCCTATGGCCCTATGAAGCGCAAGATCAAGGTCGAGGTGTACCGGGCGGCGGGAGGCGGCGAGGCGCCGAACCTGTACCTTCTCGACGGCGTCGGCGCGTCCGATCCGAGCGGCTTCGCCCAGCGCGGGGTTTTCGACACGTTCAAGGACGCGGGCGTCAACGTCATCGTCCCGACCCAGGGGCCGGGCGCCATGTGGGCGGACTGGGAACAGGAGGACGACGCCCTCGGTATCAACAAGTGGGAAACATTCATCACCCAGGATCTTCCCAAGGTACTCGCCGGCGACGAGATCGACCTGAAACACAGTGGAAAGACCGGCATCGGCGGCGTGTCCATGGGTGCTTCCGCTGCGATGTCGATGGCCGCACGTCACCCCGGGAAATACGACGCGGTTGCCGGCATCTCCGGCTGCTACGAGACCAAGGGGCTGGGCAAGATCCTCGCCGATTTCACCGTCGCCTCGCGTTCGGGCGACATCGACAACATGTGGGGCGAGTACCCGAACGAGACGTGGGAGGCACACGACCCCACGATCAATTCCGACAAACTGCGGGGGACGAAGGTTTTCTTCTCCTCGGCCACGGGGGCGGCGGCCCCGAACGAGCTCGCCACCTACGACTACAACCCGCTGCACTACACCCAGGGGCTCTTTCTCGAGCAGGCGGTCAACGTCTGCACCAACCGATTCCACCGCGCGCTCGACCGCGAGGACATCGACCACGAGTTCACGCTGGTCCCGCAGGGCATGCACAACTGGTGGACGTTCGCGGGGCAGATGCCGGCGGCCTGGGAGTCGATCCGCGGAACTCTCGGGGCATAG
- the dapA gene encoding 4-hydroxy-tetrahydrodipicolinate synthase, whose amino-acid sequence MRSLSQNPFGRVVTAMVTPMHDDGSIDFDSLTKLAHHLADNGHDGLLVNGTTGESATTTDDEDYDCVEAVVKAVGDRVKVMAGCGTNDTEHSARAAREMAARGAHSLLVVTPYYNKPTQAGIIEHFRQIAEAGGGLPVMAYDIPGRTGTALTSDTIRELAKIEAVKAVKDAKGDLFEATRLQSETDLLWYSGEDELNLAHLAQGASGVVSVVGHLAGNQYREMIDAIDSGNLSQARDIHRRLVPLVDAIMHTSQGAIQVKAALKMQGVIESDHLRMPLLQGPSSHKDRISAALEAAGL is encoded by the coding sequence GTGAGAAGCTTGAGTCAGAATCCCTTTGGTCGCGTGGTCACCGCCATGGTTACCCCGATGCACGACGATGGGTCGATCGATTTCGATTCGCTCACCAAGCTCGCGCATCATCTCGCGGACAATGGACACGACGGCCTGCTGGTCAACGGCACGACCGGCGAGTCGGCGACCACCACCGACGACGAGGATTACGACTGCGTCGAGGCCGTTGTCAAGGCCGTCGGCGACAGGGTCAAGGTCATGGCCGGCTGCGGCACGAACGACACCGAGCACTCCGCCCGCGCGGCTCGGGAGATGGCCGCCCGCGGGGCGCACAGCCTCCTCGTCGTCACTCCGTATTACAACAAGCCGACCCAGGCCGGGATCATCGAACACTTCCGCCAGATCGCCGAGGCGGGCGGCGGCCTGCCGGTCATGGCCTATGACATCCCGGGGCGCACCGGGACCGCGCTCACCTCGGACACGATCCGCGAACTAGCGAAAATCGAGGCGGTCAAGGCGGTCAAGGACGCCAAGGGCGACCTCTTCGAGGCGACCCGCCTGCAGTCGGAGACGGACCTCTTGTGGTACTCCGGCGAGGACGAACTCAACCTCGCGCACCTCGCGCAGGGCGCATCGGGCGTGGTGTCGGTGGTCGGGCACCTGGCCGGGAACCAGTACCGCGAGATGATCGACGCGATCGACTCCGGAAACCTGTCGCAGGCGCGCGATATCCACCGCCGTCTCGTGCCGCTGGTCGACGCCATCATGCACACCTCGCAAGGGGCGATCCAGGTCAAGGCGGCGCTGAAGATGCAGGGGGTCATCGAATCGGACCATCTGCGCATGCCGTTGTTGCAGGGCCCTTCGTCCCATAAGGACAGAATCTCGGCGGCGCTGGAGGCGGCAGGGCTATGA
- a CDS encoding hemolysin family protein gives MSDMTALGVLVLLLVGNAYFVAAEFAMVAARRDHVEPAAANGSTFARMSLRSIDELSNSLATTQLGITACSLLIGAVGEPALAHLIEGPLESWGVPSGLLHPIALVIALLIVTFLHMVFGEMVPKSMSIARPGPAALLLGPLLRVITIVFRPVVWLMNTSANAFVRHVLRETPTDDAGSTFTVEQLRAAVHRSNETGSLDQDETALITGAIEFQSRVASDAMTPLDRVVSVPGTDTVARVHRTCVESGFSRLPVRGHDEEFVGYVHVKDLLEGHDLAEAIPATEIRRMGAFDADTPLREVMERMRRDLTHVASVCNPETGEIEGITSLADVLRDIAGQSHAVSES, from the coding sequence ATGAGTGACATGACCGCACTGGGCGTGCTCGTCCTGTTGTTGGTGGGCAACGCCTACTTCGTCGCGGCCGAGTTCGCCATGGTGGCCGCTCGCCGCGACCACGTCGAGCCGGCGGCGGCGAACGGCAGTACATTCGCGCGTATGTCGCTGCGCTCGATCGATGAGCTGTCGAACTCGCTGGCGACGACGCAGCTGGGAATCACCGCGTGCTCGCTGCTCATCGGTGCCGTCGGTGAGCCGGCGCTCGCGCACCTCATCGAGGGGCCGCTGGAGTCATGGGGAGTGCCGTCGGGGCTGCTGCACCCGATCGCGCTCGTCATCGCGCTTCTCATCGTGACGTTTCTGCACATGGTGTTCGGCGAGATGGTGCCGAAGAGCATGTCGATCGCGCGGCCGGGACCCGCGGCGCTGCTGCTCGGCCCGCTTCTGCGGGTGATTACGATCGTGTTCCGCCCGGTCGTGTGGCTGATGAACACCTCGGCCAACGCCTTCGTTCGGCACGTACTGCGCGAGACACCGACCGACGACGCGGGGTCGACGTTCACCGTCGAACAGTTGCGCGCGGCAGTGCACCGCTCGAACGAGACCGGCTCGCTCGACCAGGACGAGACGGCGCTCATCACGGGAGCGATCGAGTTCCAGTCCCGCGTGGCCAGCGATGCGATGACCCCGCTGGATCGGGTGGTGTCCGTGCCGGGCACCGACACGGTCGCGCGGGTGCACCGCACGTGCGTGGAGTCCGGCTTCTCGCGGCTACCGGTGCGGGGACACGACGAGGAGTTCGTCGGCTACGTGCACGTGAAGGATCTGCTGGAGGGGCATGACCTCGCCGAGGCCATTCCCGCTACGGAAATCCGCCGCATGGGCGCCTTCGACGCGGATACCCCACTGCGCGAGGTGATGGAGCGGATGCGCCGCGACCTGACGCACGTGGCGTCGGTGTGTAATCCGGAGACGGGCGAGATCGAGGGAATCACCTCGCTCGCCGATGTGCTCCGCGATATCGCCGGGCAGTCACACGCGGTGAGCGAGAGCTGA
- a CDS encoding DUF1906 domain-containing protein: MSLDRRSFLRRTGIGAAAAGAVAAGLAPSANAQSSVPGLPELSGLLPGGGPITNAGSSPQLGTIIDYSAGVPSAGAVRGAGHMGAIRYCSNRRPGAEWMLGKPLARPEADDFRANGLTVTSCYQYGKDATADWRGGEGAANHHAPIGIGIHYGAGGPAGSAMYVAIDDNPSRWEFDNQIAPYLRRWDQLLRGAGLVLGVYCNAPTIDWCRGQNLGTYYWQHGWGSNGIIHPLATMYQIPGHYPNIGGISSDVNRVYSVNYGQWGTSGGFSLPPLPQLPELPDLGSVQG, translated from the coding sequence ATGAGCCTGGATCGCCGATCCTTCCTTCGCCGCACGGGCATCGGGGCCGCAGCAGCGGGTGCCGTCGCCGCGGGCCTGGCGCCGTCCGCCAACGCGCAGTCCTCGGTTCCGGGTCTGCCGGAGCTCTCCGGGCTCCTTCCGGGTGGCGGTCCCATCACCAACGCCGGGTCCAGCCCGCAGCTCGGTACGATCATCGACTACTCGGCGGGCGTCCCGTCCGCCGGCGCCGTGCGCGGAGCGGGCCACATGGGCGCCATCCGCTACTGCTCGAATCGCCGTCCCGGCGCCGAGTGGATGCTGGGCAAGCCGCTCGCTCGCCCCGAGGCAGATGACTTCCGCGCCAACGGCCTGACGGTGACGTCGTGCTACCAGTACGGCAAGGACGCCACCGCGGACTGGCGCGGCGGCGAAGGCGCAGCCAACCACCACGCCCCCATCGGCATCGGCATCCACTACGGTGCGGGCGGACCCGCTGGTTCCGCCATGTACGTCGCCATCGACGACAACCCCAGCCGCTGGGAATTCGACAACCAGATCGCGCCATACCTGCGCCGCTGGGACCAGCTGCTTCGCGGCGCGGGCCTGGTGCTCGGCGTGTACTGCAACGCCCCGACGATCGACTGGTGCCGCGGGCAGAATCTCGGCACCTACTACTGGCAGCACGGCTGGGGCTCGAACGGCATCATCCACCCGCTCGCCACGATGTACCAGATCCCCGGGCATTACCCGAACATCGGCGGGATTTCCTCCGACGTCAACCGCGTGTACTCGGTCAACTATGGCCAGTGGGGCACCAGCGGGGGCTTCTCCCTCCCGCCGCTGCCGCAGCTTCCGGAGCTGCCGGACTTGGGATCTGTTCAGGGATAG
- a CDS encoding sulfite exporter TauE/SafE family protein, with protein MRTLIVFLLVGFGAQLVDGSLGMAYGITATTMALIAGASAAQASFAVNLAQVGTTFAAGVSHWKFNNVDWKIVAKLGIPGTVGAFVGATLLSNISTEAAQPIMTTILLVLGFYLLFRFGLGLGKPPVLNIAEEKQHSGGFLAPVGTLGGFLSATGGGGWGPLTVTTLMTTGKTTPRRVIGSVSASEFLVSIAASLGFLFGMGDQLREMGLIVLGLLIGGVIAAPFAAWLVARVNAVVLGTFVGGLLVFLNLLRMSQTMEVNPTLIGVLQVAIVVVTVVLGLRAWKRIRAARDEGARVEVADPEADIDAKYAHFGAAERSAGDRGSGEK; from the coding sequence TTGCGTACATTGATCGTCTTCCTGCTCGTCGGGTTCGGTGCACAGCTCGTCGACGGCTCGTTGGGCATGGCCTATGGAATCACCGCGACGACGATGGCGCTCATCGCAGGCGCGTCCGCAGCGCAGGCAAGCTTCGCCGTGAACCTGGCGCAGGTGGGGACGACCTTCGCGGCGGGCGTGAGTCACTGGAAGTTCAACAACGTCGACTGGAAAATCGTCGCGAAGCTCGGTATCCCCGGCACCGTCGGCGCTTTCGTCGGCGCGACACTACTGTCGAATATCTCGACCGAGGCCGCGCAGCCGATCATGACCACAATCCTGCTCGTGCTCGGCTTCTATCTGCTGTTCCGCTTCGGTCTCGGGCTCGGCAAGCCGCCCGTGCTCAACATCGCCGAGGAAAAGCAGCACTCCGGCGGCTTCCTCGCCCCGGTCGGCACCCTCGGGGGATTCCTGTCGGCCACGGGCGGCGGCGGTTGGGGGCCTCTGACGGTCACCACGCTGATGACGACGGGCAAGACCACCCCCCGCCGCGTCATCGGTTCGGTGTCCGCATCGGAGTTCCTCGTGTCCATCGCGGCATCGTTGGGTTTCCTATTCGGGATGGGTGACCAGCTGCGCGAAATGGGCCTCATCGTCCTCGGTCTCCTCATTGGCGGCGTAATCGCCGCGCCGTTCGCCGCGTGGCTTGTGGCAAGGGTAAATGCCGTAGTTCTCGGCACCTTCGTCGGTGGGCTGCTCGTCTTCCTCAACTTGCTGCGGATGTCGCAGACGATGGAGGTCAACCCGACTCTGATCGGGGTTCTGCAGGTCGCGATCGTCGTCGTCACCGTAGTGCTCGGCTTGCGTGCGTGGAAACGGATACGTGCGGCACGCGACGAAGGGGCAAGGGTAGAGGTGGCAGACCCCGAAGCCGACATCGACGCCAAATACGCTCATTTCGGTGCCGCGGAACGTTCCGCCGGCGACAGGGGCAGCGGCGAGAAGTGA
- a CDS encoding serine O-acetyltransferase, producing the protein MTSTHHDANASASVCTADPSTATRVWDQLSEDARMSRDEPLVAGLVLDLIDGCDTFAESLARLAAARIATPEIPRHVLTKEIHAVLAAHPPLMDAVAADLQVSFERNPAYPNHLVPYLFAKGFLGFQIHRVAHEMWNAGRVMAASFLQSRVSEVFAMDIHPAARVGSGILADHATGIVIGETAVMGDCVSILQGVTLGGTGKEDGDRHPKVGNGVLLSAGSNIIGNISIGDNAKVAAGSVVLFDVPPFTTVAGVPAKVVRVGEPDVIPAEDMDQSIAR; encoded by the coding sequence GTGACTAGCACGCATCACGACGCCAACGCCTCTGCATCCGTGTGCACCGCCGACCCGTCGACGGCCACCCGGGTGTGGGACCAGCTGTCCGAAGACGCCCGTATGTCCAGGGACGAGCCGCTCGTTGCGGGGCTCGTTCTCGACCTGATCGACGGGTGCGACACCTTCGCGGAGTCGCTCGCGAGACTGGCCGCGGCGAGGATCGCGACGCCGGAGATCCCCCGCCACGTCCTCACCAAGGAGATCCACGCGGTGCTCGCAGCGCACCCGCCGCTCATGGACGCGGTCGCGGCGGACCTGCAGGTCTCGTTCGAGCGTAACCCCGCGTACCCGAACCACCTCGTGCCGTACCTCTTCGCCAAGGGGTTTCTCGGTTTCCAGATCCACCGGGTCGCGCACGAGATGTGGAACGCCGGCCGCGTGATGGCCGCCTCGTTCCTCCAATCCCGGGTGTCCGAGGTATTCGCCATGGACATCCATCCGGCCGCGCGCGTCGGGTCGGGGATCCTGGCCGATCACGCCACGGGCATCGTTATCGGCGAGACCGCCGTCATGGGTGATTGTGTGTCGATTCTCCAGGGCGTGACTCTCGGCGGAACAGGTAAGGAGGACGGCGACCGCCACCCCAAGGTGGGCAATGGTGTGCTGCTGTCCGCGGGCAGCAACATCATCGGCAACATCTCGATCGGCGACAACGCGAAGGTCGCTGCCGGCTCGGTCGTGCTTTTCGACGTGCCCCCGTTTACGACGGTCGCCGGGGTGCCCGCGAAGGTCGTACGGGTGGGCGAGCCCGACGTCATTCCTGCCGAGGACATGGACCAGAGCATCGCGAGGTGA
- a CDS encoding NAD(P)/FAD-dependent oxidoreductase: protein MPTDSPHSNAPTGRHHVVVVGSGFGGLSAVQSLADADVDVTMVSAVGYHLFQPLLYQVATGMLSVGQIAPLTRMVLEKQKNARPLLGVVTHIDLESRSLMLESPGIDGGQIQIPLSYDSLIIAAGANQSYFGNEHFAQFAPGLKTIDHALEIRSRIVNAFERAETCTDPVERRRLLTFVVVGGGPTGVEMAGQIGELANETFVGAYRNINPADARVILVDSGKEVLSSFGPQLGKHARKTLNKLGVEVMSETRVVDIDRHVVTVKEKKTGETRKIPASCKVWGAGVEASPLARHVAEASGAEVDRAGRVHVQPDLTLPGHPEVFCVGDMAAVEGVPGLAQGAIQGGEYAGRRIAALIDGEETVSEREPFVYSDLGSMATVAKYSAVADLFGKVRVYGIVGWAMWLWVHLMGLVGFSNRFLVAASWAFQLFGKERPLMAITNQMLRGREAVQEKKRLGEVQ from the coding sequence ATGCCCACGGATTCCCCTCATTCGAATGCCCCCACCGGAAGGCACCATGTGGTCGTCGTGGGCTCCGGCTTCGGCGGGCTTTCGGCGGTGCAGTCCCTCGCCGATGCCGATGTCGACGTGACGATGGTGTCCGCAGTGGGCTACCACCTGTTCCAGCCGCTGCTCTACCAGGTGGCCACGGGCATGCTCTCGGTCGGACAGATCGCCCCGCTCACGCGAATGGTGCTGGAAAAGCAGAAGAACGCGCGTCCCCTGCTCGGCGTGGTGACCCACATCGATCTCGAGTCGCGTTCGCTCATGCTCGAATCGCCCGGCATCGATGGCGGTCAGATCCAGATTCCGCTGTCCTACGATTCGCTCATCATCGCCGCCGGCGCAAACCAGTCGTATTTCGGCAATGAGCATTTCGCGCAGTTCGCTCCCGGGCTCAAGACCATCGACCATGCCCTCGAGATCCGCAGCCGCATCGTCAACGCCTTCGAACGCGCCGAGACGTGCACCGATCCGGTGGAGCGGCGGCGGCTGCTCACCTTCGTGGTCGTCGGCGGCGGCCCGACCGGCGTGGAGATGGCCGGCCAGATCGGCGAGCTCGCGAATGAGACGTTCGTAGGCGCCTATCGCAACATCAACCCCGCCGACGCGCGCGTGATCCTCGTCGACTCGGGCAAGGAAGTGCTCTCCTCCTTCGGTCCGCAACTGGGCAAACACGCCCGCAAGACTCTGAACAAACTCGGCGTCGAGGTGATGTCCGAGACGCGAGTGGTCGACATCGATCGCCACGTCGTCACGGTCAAGGAGAAGAAGACCGGCGAGACGCGCAAGATCCCCGCGTCCTGCAAGGTCTGGGGCGCCGGGGTCGAGGCGTCCCCGCTGGCACGGCACGTCGCCGAGGCCTCGGGCGCCGAGGTCGACCGCGCCGGCCGCGTGCACGTGCAGCCGGACCTCACCCTTCCCGGACATCCCGAGGTCTTCTGTGTCGGCGACATGGCCGCGGTCGAGGGCGTTCCCGGCCTCGCCCAAGGCGCCATCCAAGGCGGCGAGTATGCCGGTAGGCGCATCGCGGCGCTGATTGACGGCGAGGAGACGGTGTCTGAAAGGGAGCCGTTCGTCTACTCCGATCTTGGCTCGATGGCCACCGTCGCCAAGTATTCCGCGGTGGCGGACCTGTTCGGCAAGGTCCGCGTCTACGGAATCGTCGGGTGGGCGATGTGGCTGTGGGTGCACCTCATGGGGCTCGTCGGCTTCTCGAACCGCTTCCTCGTCGCGGCTTCGTGGGCCTTCCAGCTGTTCGGCAAGGAACGGCCACTCATGGCGATCACGAACCAGATGCTGCGCGGGCGCGAGGCCGTGCAGGAGAAGAAGCGGCTCGGCGAGGTGCAGTAG